One Natronolimnobius sp. AArcel1 genomic region harbors:
- a CDS encoding glutathione S-transferase N-terminal domain-containing protein — MADITMYELPGCPYCTKVRSKLDDLELEYDVIEVPRSHSDRTEVERVSGQTGVPVITDEAHDVEGMHESDDIVAYLEETYA, encoded by the coding sequence ATGGCAGACATCACCATGTACGAACTGCCCGGCTGTCCGTACTGCACAAAAGTCCGCTCGAAACTCGACGACCTCGAACTCGAGTACGATGTGATCGAGGTGCCACGCTCTCACAGCGACCGAACCGAAGTTGAGCGTGTTAGCGGCCAGACCGGTGTCCCCGTCATCACTGACGAGGCACACGATGTCGAGGGGATGCACGAAAGCGACGATATCGTTGCCTATCTCGAGGAGACGTACGCCTGA
- a CDS encoding NCS2 family permease codes for MGAAERLADYFNFSDHDTDYRTETLAGITTFLAMAYIIVVNPAILSDAIVIEGYDQTEVFQMLAIVTILSSIVATAVMAFYAKRPFGLAPGMGLNAFFTYTVVIVLGVPWELALAAVFVEGIIFMALTAVGARKYIIELFPEPVKFAVGAGIGIFLLFLGLQELELVVPYVDPDGFPSGTLIELGNAIQSPVAALSVIGLGLTFFLYARGIKGSIIIGIVTTAIAGWAITLLGIVQPDVLTPEGAYDDVTNDGIVSMLTSVQYDFTPLFWGFVDGLSMIPEDPLVFLLVVFTFFFVDFFDTAGTLIGVSQFGGFLDEDGNLPEIEKPLMADAVGTTFGAMIGTSTVTTYIESSTGVEEGGRTGFTALVVGTFFLLALFTVPLMTAIPQYATYLALVVVGIIMLQGVADIDWNDPVWLISSGLTITIMPLTASIANGIAAGIISYPLIKTAVGDARDVSLGQWTLAVAFIAYFAVYFAIEAGTITF; via the coding sequence ATGGGGGCAGCTGAGAGACTCGCTGACTACTTCAATTTCAGCGACCACGATACAGACTACCGCACTGAAACACTCGCAGGAATCACGACGTTTCTCGCGATGGCGTACATTATTGTCGTCAATCCGGCGATTCTGAGCGATGCTATCGTTATCGAGGGCTACGACCAGACGGAGGTCTTCCAGATGCTCGCGATCGTCACGATCCTGTCGTCAATCGTTGCGACCGCCGTAATGGCGTTTTATGCCAAACGCCCGTTCGGACTCGCACCGGGAATGGGGCTGAACGCGTTCTTCACGTACACTGTCGTGATTGTTCTGGGCGTCCCGTGGGAACTCGCACTCGCAGCAGTGTTCGTCGAAGGGATCATTTTCATGGCGCTTACCGCAGTGGGTGCGCGTAAGTACATTATCGAACTGTTTCCCGAACCCGTGAAGTTCGCGGTCGGGGCCGGTATTGGTATTTTCCTGCTCTTTCTCGGCCTACAGGAGTTAGAGCTTGTTGTCCCGTATGTTGATCCCGATGGCTTCCCATCTGGGACGCTTATTGAACTCGGAAACGCCATCCAAAGTCCGGTTGCCGCGCTTTCCGTAATTGGACTCGGATTGACCTTTTTCCTGTATGCTCGAGGCATCAAAGGGTCGATCATCATCGGTATCGTGACGACGGCGATTGCGGGCTGGGCAATCACGCTCCTCGGAATCGTCCAACCCGATGTGCTCACGCCAGAAGGAGCCTACGATGATGTCACGAACGACGGAATCGTTTCGATGCTAACATCGGTGCAGTACGACTTCACACCGCTGTTTTGGGGCTTCGTTGACGGCCTCAGCATGATTCCTGAAGATCCACTCGTATTCCTTCTGGTCGTGTTTACATTCTTCTTCGTGGACTTTTTCGACACTGCTGGAACACTGATTGGAGTCTCCCAGTTTGGCGGCTTCCTTGATGAAGACGGGAACCTGCCCGAAATCGAGAAACCACTCATGGCCGACGCTGTCGGGACAACGTTCGGAGCGATGATCGGGACGTCGACAGTCACGACCTACATCGAATCCTCGACCGGAGTCGAAGAGGGCGGCCGAACCGGATTTACCGCACTCGTCGTCGGTACATTCTTCCTCCTCGCGTTGTTCACGGTCCCGCTAATGACCGCGATTCCGCAGTATGCAACCTACCTTGCACTGGTTGTCGTCGGAATCATCATGCTGCAAGGCGTTGCTGATATCGACTGGAACGACCCCGTCTGGCTCATCTCGAGCGGGCTGACGATCACCATTATGCCGTTGACAGCCTCTATCGCGAACGGAATCGCAGCCGGTATCATCAGCTACCCGCTGATCAAAACTGCCGTCGGCGACGCTCGTGATGTCTCGCTTGGGCAATGGACGCTGGCAGTTGCGTTCATTGCGTACTTCGCCGTGTACTTCGCGATTGAAGCAGGCACCATCACGTTCTGA
- a CDS encoding TrkA family potassium uptake protein gives MFFVIVGYGRVGSRTARILDKEGHDVVVVDNEMDRLERAENHGFETVHGDGADEETLLEAGIDDADAVGAFTPDLNVNFAACMVGNHHGCRTALRIDEDYREDIYRTYADEVDEIIYPERLGAAGAKTALLGGDFNVVADLATNLQLTVIEIPDNSPAIGKRVSELELPSSARLYAHGRERESLTIPLPGTELEVGDEVALITETDRVDDLHAALLPASG, from the coding sequence ATGTTCTTTGTCATCGTGGGGTACGGCCGGGTTGGCTCGAGAACGGCACGGATTCTCGACAAGGAGGGCCACGATGTCGTCGTGGTCGACAACGAGATGGATCGCCTCGAGCGAGCGGAGAACCACGGATTTGAGACGGTTCACGGTGACGGCGCGGACGAAGAGACCCTGCTTGAGGCAGGTATCGACGACGCCGACGCGGTTGGGGCATTTACGCCGGATCTGAACGTCAACTTCGCGGCCTGCATGGTCGGAAACCATCACGGTTGTCGAACCGCGCTTCGGATCGACGAGGACTATCGCGAAGATATTTACCGGACGTACGCCGACGAGGTGGACGAGATCATCTACCCCGAGCGACTGGGTGCAGCCGGTGCGAAAACCGCACTTCTCGGTGGGGACTTCAACGTCGTTGCCGACCTTGCGACGAATCTCCAGTTGACGGTCATCGAAATTCCAGATAACTCGCCAGCGATCGGCAAGCGCGTCAGTGAACTCGAGTTACCGTCGTCTGCGCGGCTGTACGCCCACGGTCGTGAGCGCGAGTCGCTGACGATTCCACTGCCGGGGACTGAACTCGAGGTCGGTGATGAGGTCGCACTGATTACAGAGACGGATCGCGTCGATGACTTGCACGCGGCGCTGTTACCTGCCTCTGGATGA
- a CDS encoding DNA methyltransferase — translation MTDTGDEPDRHRQSRLFTDDDGGFDAERARDESLPVEDGEVIDTDALAEHQQYVEGRGIYDERNRVNDLTGKEWKYATKSVIAQGYPPAVQHDLRSEHGGQKPPRLCAELIGRFSKSGDTVLDPFAGVGGTLLGASLCEHEGTGRREAIGFEQNQRWIDIYETVLVRENDERQANGESPLAAQEMRHGDCADLIEDIPDDSVELLLTDVPYWHMDELEQTRNERATRESKLGAFDANDTDVAESTDASESTDREGNRPTQQKDEWLADMASKFERFADAVVPGGHVVVFIGDMYREQSYEFLSADLARALEKGTSLSLAANLIWYDPSKDLHVYGYPFSFVPSMVHQNVLVFRAPSA, via the coding sequence ATGACGGACACTGGGGACGAACCGGACCGCCACCGGCAAAGCCGGCTGTTTACGGATGACGATGGCGGATTCGATGCCGAACGCGCACGGGACGAGTCCCTGCCGGTCGAAGATGGTGAGGTGATCGACACCGACGCGCTTGCCGAGCATCAACAGTACGTTGAGGGACGTGGAATCTACGATGAGCGAAATCGGGTTAATGATCTCACGGGCAAAGAATGGAAGTACGCGACGAAATCGGTGATCGCACAGGGGTATCCGCCGGCCGTCCAGCACGACCTGCGGAGCGAACACGGCGGGCAAAAACCGCCGCGTCTGTGTGCGGAACTCATCGGTCGGTTTAGTAAGTCCGGTGACACCGTTCTCGATCCGTTCGCTGGCGTCGGCGGCACGCTGCTCGGCGCGAGTTTGTGCGAACACGAGGGAACCGGGCGTCGCGAAGCAATTGGCTTCGAACAGAACCAGCGCTGGATCGACATCTACGAGACGGTGCTCGTCCGGGAAAACGACGAGCGCCAAGCAAACGGCGAGTCGCCGCTTGCGGCCCAGGAGATGCGCCATGGTGATTGTGCGGACCTGATCGAGGACATTCCCGACGACTCTGTGGAGTTGCTGTTGACCGACGTCCCCTACTGGCATATGGACGAACTCGAGCAAACGCGCAACGAGCGTGCAACCCGAGAGAGTAAACTGGGCGCGTTCGACGCCAACGACACTGACGTCGCCGAGTCGACGGATGCAAGCGAATCCACAGACAGAGAGGGCAACAGGCCGACGCAGCAAAAAGACGAGTGGCTCGCGGATATGGCTTCGAAGTTCGAACGATTCGCCGATGCGGTCGTTCCTGGCGGCCACGTCGTCGTCTTCATCGGCGATATGTACCGCGAGCAGTCCTACGAGTTTCTCTCGGCAGACCTCGCGCGCGCACTCGAGAAGGGGACGTCGCTGTCGCTCGCGGCGAATCTCATCTGGTACGATCCATCCAAGGATTTGCACGTCTATGGCTATCCGTTCTCGTTCGTCCCGTCGATGGTTCACCAGAACGTGCTGGTGTTCAGAGCACCCTCGGCGTAA
- a CDS encoding glutathione S-transferase family protein, which produces MNMLVDGEWRTDTYETTGEDGSFDRQETSFRDWVQDEPDARFQPEAGRYHLYVSYACPWAHRTLVMRALKGLEDAISVSVVDPYRGEDGWQFTPEKDGCTRDHCHGADYLRELYVEADSDVTGRVTVPVLWDTEDETIVNNESKEVMRMLDTEFDDVATRDVDLYPEGLQDDVDRVIEAIYEPINNGVYRAGFATKQEPYDEAVTDLFDALEHWDDVLADQRYLAGDQLTEADIAMFTTLIRFDNVYHTHFMCNVQQIREYDNLWPYLRDLYQTAGVAATVNMDHIKEHYYTTHPDVNPHRIIARGPDLDLEAPHNRDELPGGPPAALAKSTADD; this is translated from the coding sequence ATGAACATGCTCGTCGACGGCGAGTGGCGAACAGACACGTACGAGACGACCGGCGAGGACGGTTCGTTCGACCGACAAGAGACATCGTTTCGCGACTGGGTTCAGGACGAACCCGACGCCCGATTCCAGCCCGAAGCGGGACGATACCATCTGTACGTCTCCTACGCCTGCCCGTGGGCCCACCGGACGCTCGTAATGCGCGCGCTCAAAGGCCTCGAGGACGCCATCTCGGTGTCCGTCGTCGACCCCTACCGCGGCGAGGACGGCTGGCAGTTCACGCCCGAAAAGGACGGGTGTACGCGCGATCACTGCCACGGCGCCGACTATTTGCGAGAGTTGTACGTGGAAGCCGATTCGGACGTGACCGGGCGCGTGACGGTTCCAGTGCTGTGGGATACCGAAGATGAGACCATCGTCAACAACGAGTCTAAGGAGGTAATGCGGATGCTCGATACCGAGTTCGACGACGTCGCAACACGGGACGTCGACCTCTATCCGGAGGGCCTTCAGGACGATGTCGACCGGGTTATAGAGGCGATTTACGAGCCAATCAACAACGGCGTCTACCGGGCTGGCTTCGCGACGAAACAGGAACCCTACGACGAAGCCGTCACCGACCTGTTCGACGCGCTCGAGCACTGGGACGACGTGCTCGCTGACCAGCGCTATCTCGCAGGCGACCAGCTCACGGAAGCCGATATCGCGATGTTTACGACGCTCATTCGATTCGACAACGTCTATCACACGCACTTCATGTGCAACGTCCAGCAAATTCGCGAGTACGACAACCTCTGGCCGTACCTGCGCGACCTGTACCAGACCGCTGGCGTCGCTGCGACCGTAAATATGGACCACATCAAAGAACACTATTACACGACCCACCCCGACGTGAATCCACACCGGATCATCGCCCGCGGGCCGGACCTCGACCTCGAGGCCCCCCACAACCGGGACGAGCTACCGGGCGGACCGCCGGCTGCACTCGCCAAATCGACAGCAGACGATTGA
- a CDS encoding twin-arginine translocation signal domain-containing protein gives MDRRSFLGSAAIGAAGVLAGCLSAGVTVTSAETSYPSAAGAVYELRSELTDEPQEPSIPFDSLSREQRLEVANAIHRGEYMITESPAISEGDVSNVDYRDRTFTVSYSVGDGMGHGQNPDTLDFVTFDATATGTELECSLTNSHSAPLEVSHTGRPYFGVSVAVGETVTLLGHDRYVENNTIEIDPITRQPPQPTRERTTTIEPGESLTEAYVIGDSVPTDAVVYVSTLIRNDALSIHEFPTGRFSLETD, from the coding sequence ATGGACCGACGTTCGTTTCTCGGATCAGCAGCCATCGGAGCGGCTGGGGTGCTCGCTGGTTGTCTCTCCGCGGGCGTGACCGTTACGTCCGCTGAGACGTCGTATCCCTCTGCGGCTGGCGCCGTCTACGAGTTACGAAGCGAACTGACGGACGAGCCGCAAGAACCGTCGATTCCGTTCGACTCGTTGTCCCGCGAACAGCGACTCGAGGTTGCGAACGCGATCCACCGAGGCGAGTACATGATCACCGAATCGCCGGCAATTTCTGAGGGAGACGTCTCAAATGTCGACTATCGCGACCGGACGTTCACCGTCAGCTACAGTGTCGGTGATGGGATGGGACACGGCCAAAACCCCGACACACTCGATTTTGTCACGTTTGATGCAACCGCCACCGGCACCGAACTCGAGTGCTCATTGACCAACAGTCATTCTGCTCCGCTTGAGGTGTCTCACACCGGCCGACCATACTTCGGGGTTAGTGTTGCAGTCGGAGAGACGGTCACACTACTGGGCCACGACCGATACGTCGAAAACAACACCATCGAGATCGATCCCATCACCAGACAGCCACCACAACCAACTCGAGAGCGAACGACGACGATTGAGCCCGGCGAGTCGCTGACGGAAGCGTACGTCATCGGCGACTCGGTTCCGACTGACGCCGTTGTGTACGTGTCGACTCTCATCAGAAACGACGCGTTGAGTATACACGAGTTCCCGACCGGTCGATTCTCACTCGAGACGGACTGA